The Anaerolineales bacterium nucleotide sequence CGAGCTTGTTACTTGTGTTCATTTCGCTCTCCTTTGAATGCTGTGGGTGAGTTCTCAGCCAATCTCAACTAAGGCTGGTTGTTGATCCTTTACCCCTCTAATCAGAAGCCATAGGAAGATTGGTAACTCGCCAATCATGACTACTTGCGATACTGGAATGAGAAGCGTGTTGTAGTCAGGAAAGAGAAAGGTAGAAAGGAAACTGAGAAGATGTCCAAAACAGCCGACTACAAGTAGAACGCCCAGCACTCTAGGGACAATCCTCGATTTGTAGACAAGTATCCCGAGGGGAATGAGCCAAAGACCCCAGAAGAGCTCGGCTACCATCATCCCATGTTGATACATATCGAAGAAGAACATCGATAGTGTTTGCGATTGAGCCGGATTGAAGGCTGAGAGATGTCCAGAATCGGTTAGGAGCAGGATGGGAGCGTACTGATTGAGCATATTGAGGATGTTTACAGGAACACTGGCAACGACGAGCATCACCATCAGCCTGGCTTGGCCCTTGTCCACTGATTCAAACAAGTTGTATAGTGCAAGTACCAAGAGCAAGAAAACGACATAGCCGACTATCCAACTCACGAAACCGAGCCGGAATAGCCACTCAGATGCCAGAATACTCTTGGCTGTGGCCAAGGCATCGCCCGGCACATAGGTCTTTGAATCCACAACAATCCCGCTGAATATCATGAACACATCCATAATGAGGTACAGGATCCCTGCGCCTCT carries:
- a CDS encoding DUF4386 domain-containing protein, with translation MEEKRTSLKKAARGAGILYLIMDVFMIFSGIVVDSKTYVPGDALATAKSILASEWLFRLGFVSWIVGYVVFLLLVLALYNLFESVDKGQARLMVMLVVASVPVNILNMLNQYAPILLLTDSGHLSAFNPAQSQTLSMFFFDMYQHGMMVAELFWGLWLIPLGILVYKSRIVPRVLGVLLVVGCFGHLLSFLSTFLFPDYNTLLIPVSQVVMIGELPIFLWLLIRGVKDQQPALVEIG